A stretch of the Festucalex cinctus isolate MCC-2025b chromosome 20, RoL_Fcin_1.0, whole genome shotgun sequence genome encodes the following:
- the shha gene encoding sonic hedgehog protein: MFFPLPETSISAPARRREPEGGGASDKGTGREPAKAHREAAIYLVKDTHPPPLPPPPSPPTPALSINMLLWTRIVLVAVVCSSLAVSPGMGCGPGRGYGRRRHPKKLTPLALKQFIPNVAEKTLGASGRYEGKITRNSERFKELTPNYNTDIIFKDEENTGADRLMTQRCKDKLNSLAISVMNQWPGVKLRVTEGWDEDGHHFEESLHYEGRAVDITTSDRDKSKYGTLSRLAVEAGFDWVYYESKAHIHCSVKAENSVAAKSGGCFPASSTVTLQDGSTKPVKDLQSGDKVLAADADGKLLFTDFLTFIDRDSTTRRLFHVVETDAGHRITLTAAHLLFVANNSTGGVRGASAAFASQVRPGQEVLVPDGERLRAVTVVRISTEVHVGSYAPVTAQGTLVVDRVLASCYAVVSSHELAHWALAPLRLAHWASSVLSGAQAGNCTHEDGVHWYSKVLYHLGTWLLDPNALHPLGVSS; encoded by the exons ATGTTCTTCCCCCTTCCTGAGACGTCCATTTCCGCACCTGCCCGTAGAAGAGAaccggagggggggggggcgagcgACAAGGGCACCGGGAGAGAGCCGGCAAAGGCGCACCGAGAGGCGGCCATATACCTCGTGAAGGACACACACCcccctcctctccctcctcctccctccccccccacccccgccctTTCCATCAACATGCTGCTGTGGACCAGAATAGTCCTGGTGGCCGTCGTCTGCTCGTCCTTGGCGGTGTCCCCCGGCATGGGATGCGGACCGGGCCGGGGCTACGGCCGCAGGAGGCACCCCAAGAAGCTGACACCTCTCGCCCTCAAGCAGTTCATCCCCAACGTGGCCGAGAAGACCCTGGGGGCCAGCGGGCGCTACGAGGGCAAAATCACGCGCAACTCGGAGCGATTTAAAGAGCTCACGCCCAACTACAACACGGACATCATCTTCAAGGATGAGGAGAACACCGGCGCCGACCGGCTCATGACTCAG CGGTGCAAAGACAAGCTGAACTCGTTGGCCATCTCCGTGATGAACCAGTGGCCCGGCGTCAAGCTGCGGGTCACCGAGGGCTGGGACGAAGACGGCCACCACTTCGAGGAGTCCCTCCACTACGAGGGCCGGGCGGTGGACATCACCACGTCGGACCGCGACAAGAGCAAGTACGGCACCCTGTCCAGGCTGGCGGTGGAGGCCGGCTTCGATTGGGTCTACTACGAATCCAAAGCCCACATCCACTGCTCGGTGAAAGCAG AGAACTCCGTGGCGGCCAAGTCCGGAGGCTGCTTCCCGGCATCCTCCACGGTGACCCTCCAGGACGGCTCCACCAAGCCCGTCAAGGACCTCCAGAGCGGGGACAAAGTCCTGGCAGCGGACGCCGACGGCAAGCTCCTCTTCACGGACTTCCTCACCTTCATCGACCGGGACTCGACCACTCGGCGGCTCTTCCACGTGGTGGAGACCGACGCGGGCCACCGGATCACGCTGACCGCCGCGCACCTCCTCTTCGTGGCCAACAACTCCACCGGGGGCGTCCGCGGAGCTTCGGCGGCGTTCGCCAGCCAGGTGCGGCCGGGCCAGGAGGTGCTGGTGCCGGACGGCGAGCGCCTCCGGGCGGTGACGGTGGTGCGGATTTCCACCGAGGTTCACGTCGGCTCCTACGCGCCGGTGACCGCGCAGGGCACGCTGGTGGTGGACCGGGTGCTCGCGTCGTGCTACGCCGTGGTGAGCAGCCACGAACTGGCGCACTGGGCCCTGGCGCCGCTCCGGCTCGCCCATTGGGCGTCGTCGGTGCTCTCCGGCGCGCAGGCCGGGAACTGTACGCACGAGGACGGCGTGCACTGGTACTCCAAGGTGCTCTATCACTTGGGGACGTGGCTCTTGGACCCCAACGCCTTGCATCCCCTCGGCGTTTCCAGCTGA